A single window of Flavobacterium aestivum DNA harbors:
- a CDS encoding helix-turn-helix transcriptional regulator: MKDLNIKELRKKKGYSQTELAGKIGVSRQTIVNYEKGEVIPESKKELLYNILQSENVDFVNEEREQYKPTTTGYGKKILEIEEEIKVRMDTIKLLKDQKQDYSHQLKIIELLKTQISIIKSAEHNHKNNL; the protein is encoded by the coding sequence ATGAAAGATTTGAATATTAAAGAATTAAGGAAGAAAAAAGGCTACTCACAGACAGAATTAGCTGGAAAAATAGGGGTTTCAAGACAAACCATTGTAAACTACGAAAAAGGCGAAGTAATACCTGAATCGAAAAAAGAATTATTGTACAATATTCTACAAAGCGAAAATGTAGATTTTGTAAATGAAGAAAGAGAACAATACAAACCCACAACCACCGGATATGGAAAAAAAATACTTGAAATAGAAGAAGAAATAAAAGTAAGAATGGACACTATCAAACTTTTGAAAGATCAAAAACAAGATTATAGCCACCAATTAAAAATAATAGAGCTACTAAAAACACAAATCAGCATCATAAAATCAGCCGAACATAATCACAAAAATAATTTATAG